In the Aneurinibacillus soli genome, one interval contains:
- a CDS encoding phosphatidylglycerol lysyltransferase domain-containing protein: MRKLRFGDSDLYSIQLHDKEIFDEYLKKCDYQNHLWSSNFDYLWADSQSDDKRILWRIVDDMLIPFVLLKKTGLHLVHLPFGCGTPEQVLYVTYKNLQFCNEWNRRNGYYPATVRTLNSEQMDFIRVSDKFDEYFEFMKINGVERYFSIQKLIQLVGKDFARIRNLINQFKRNYPQAMIREYNPDDYHSVLQVNKGWKETASTKYSTIFDDVYFYEIMTHYQELGHIILVVEIDKKIVGLVSGGITAPGQSWGCISKRLSQINGLNEAMIIEFAKYIHALNPHVELLNVGSDLGVDGLVSYKEKFRPVRNLERFRITLR; this comes from the coding sequence ATGAGGAAACTACGATTTGGAGACTCGGATTTATACAGTATTCAGCTTCATGATAAAGAGATTTTTGATGAGTACTTAAAAAAATGTGACTATCAAAATCATCTTTGGTCTTCGAATTTTGATTATCTTTGGGCAGACTCTCAGTCCGATGATAAACGAATTCTTTGGAGAATCGTTGACGATATGCTGATTCCCTTTGTTCTTTTGAAAAAAACAGGACTCCATCTGGTCCATTTACCTTTTGGGTGTGGCACTCCTGAACAAGTCTTGTATGTTACGTATAAGAATCTACAATTTTGTAATGAATGGAATCGCAGAAATGGCTACTATCCAGCCACAGTGAGAACATTAAATAGTGAACAAATGGATTTTATTAGGGTCAGTGATAAATTTGATGAATACTTTGAATTTATGAAAATTAATGGGGTAGAGAGGTATTTCAGTATTCAAAAATTAATTCAGCTTGTAGGAAAAGATTTTGCACGGATTCGTAATTTGATCAATCAGTTTAAGCGAAATTATCCGCAAGCAATGATTAGGGAGTATAATCCCGATGATTATCATTCCGTATTGCAGGTAAATAAGGGTTGGAAAGAAACAGCGTCCACGAAATATTCTACTATATTTGACGATGTGTATTTCTATGAGATTATGACACATTACCAGGAGCTTGGGCATATAATTCTTGTTGTTGAAATCGATAAAAAAATAGTAGGACTAGTCTCAGGAGGTATAACAGCACCGGGTCAATCATGGGGATGTATTAGTAAGAGACTGAGTCAAATAAATGGATTGAATGAAGCCATGATTATAGAATTCGCAAAATATATCCATGCTTTGAATCCTCATGTTGAATTATTAAATGTAGGTAGTGATCTAGGAGTGGACGGTCTTGTTTCTTATAAGGAAAAGTTTAGACCCGTCCGTAATCTTGAGAGGTTTAGAATAACATTACGATAA
- a CDS encoding CsxC family protein, which produces MSSCENQGPIHFNPTASVEECDNKQLQVHSRTVTRASVPVLLGQFQIRTTLSANIHFPDPVLEIKDAKKVIKLTQCALLLSPADTDDDDRDDDDDRHRHDDLLIIKGFVRKNIQYATPMMGDHHHPGSHHPDSHHPDHPDHSCVRSDLRSLTCDVPFQCSSPITKRFTNKPIRPVTNARREFDFFRSRDLGMGFPEKDHLLSNDLSQFHQLSTQHYNPFPFCELVNSRILEWDESTNRETFNHANVGEGVFTNVVEKMRVQFTVNVFQNQIISGFKS; this is translated from the coding sequence ATGTCTTCTTGTGAAAATCAAGGGCCAATTCACTTTAACCCTACAGCTTCCGTTGAAGAATGTGATAATAAACAATTACAGGTTCACTCTAGGACTGTTACTAGAGCGAGTGTCCCTGTCCTGCTAGGCCAATTTCAAATTCGTACAACGTTATCTGCGAATATTCATTTTCCTGACCCTGTTCTAGAGATCAAAGATGCCAAAAAAGTTATCAAGCTTACTCAATGTGCTCTACTCTTAAGCCCGGCCGACACTGATGATGATGATCGTGACGACGATGATGATCGTCATCGTCACGATGATTTGTTAATTATCAAAGGTTTTGTGCGTAAAAATATTCAATACGCTACACCAATGATGGGAGATCACCATCATCCAGGCTCGCATCATCCAGACTCGCATCATCCAGACCATCCAGACCATAGTTGTGTCAGATCTGACCTGCGTTCCTTGACTTGTGATGTTCCTTTCCAGTGTTCATCTCCTATTACTAAGCGATTTACAAACAAACCAATCCGTCCTGTTACTAATGCGCGTAGAGAGTTTGATTTCTTCAGGTCCCGGGATTTAGGCATGGGTTTTCCGGAGAAAGATCACTTATTATCAAACGATTTGTCTCAATTCCATCAACTAAGTACTCAGCATTACAATCCATTTCCATTCTGTGAATTAGTGAACAGCCGAATCCTAGAATGGGATGAATCGACAAATCGTGAGACTTTCAATCATGCAAATGTTGGTGAAGGTGTGTTCACTAATGTAGTGGAAAAAATGCGAGTACAATTCACAGTTAATGTATTTCAAAATCAAATCATATCCGGGTTTAAATCATAA
- a CDS encoding CsxC family protein, with translation MSNSCDSNVDSKHMVSATQPDCESKPVHPSVTIGSVIMKTPVVLAELTVQVNMDATITFPEAVLEIKDIKKTVKLTQCRLLLPTNKLFLKGFVRKNIQYASPAPKIESSTSSSISSTLHSFTIDIPFHCVTEIKKFLVDPIAPEYNKRQEFDFFHKSSLPSGHPEKDHLLSNDLSQFHQTSRQHYNELPFCELVYSNIIEWDEAIDRMPLSDHTPIGEGYFTTVEEKMVLDLTVKVLQEQQVRICSTTNRD, from the coding sequence ATGTCTAATTCGTGTGACAGTAATGTTGATTCTAAACATATGGTGTCAGCTACCCAGCCTGATTGTGAGAGTAAGCCGGTGCATCCTTCTGTCACCATAGGTAGCGTTATCATGAAAACTCCTGTTGTCCTGGCAGAGCTGACGGTTCAAGTAAATATGGATGCTACGATCACGTTCCCGGAAGCGGTGCTTGAAATTAAGGACATCAAAAAAACAGTAAAACTTACGCAATGCCGTCTTTTGCTGCCTACAAATAAACTCTTTTTGAAGGGCTTTGTTCGTAAAAACATTCAATATGCAAGCCCTGCACCGAAGATAGAATCATCCACCTCGTCTTCTATTTCATCTACTCTACATTCTTTTACCATAGACATACCGTTCCATTGTGTAACCGAGATCAAAAAGTTTTTGGTTGACCCGATCGCTCCCGAGTATAACAAGCGGCAAGAGTTTGATTTCTTTCACAAATCATCACTCCCTTCAGGGCACCCGGAAAAAGATCACCTGCTTTCCAATGATCTTTCTCAATTCCATCAAACCAGTCGCCAGCATTATAATGAACTTCCCTTCTGTGAACTCGTATACAGCAATATCATAGAGTGGGATGAAGCAATCGATCGCATGCCGCTATCGGACCATACACCAATCGGAGAAGGGTATTTTACAACGGTAGAGGAGAAGATGGTTCTTGATCTTACTGTAAAAGTACTTCAGGAGCAGCAAGTCCGTATTTGTTCAACAACCAATAGGGACTAA
- a CDS encoding CsxC family protein — protein sequence MFDSCEHDRKNNRMISANQPDCENKPVHPSVTIGHVVMTAPVVLAELNIQVNMDATITFPEAVLEIKDIKKTVKLTQCRLLLPTKKLFIKGFVRKNIQYASPAPEISPSSNRSISSDLHSFTVDIPFDCVTEIHKFLTEPISPEFNHRREFDFFHKSSLPSGHPEKDHLLSNDLSQFHQTSSQHYNELPFCELVYSHIIEWDEAIDRMPLPGHTPIGEGYFTMVEEKMVLDLIVKVLQKQQVRICSATNRGSSGFGDWSHKEEADCSK from the coding sequence ATGTTTGATTCATGCGAACATGATCGTAAAAATAACCGTATGATTTCAGCCAACCAGCCTGATTGTGAAAACAAACCTGTACATCCTTCCGTAACGATCGGACACGTAGTGATGACGGCTCCTGTTGTCCTGGCGGAGCTGAACATACAAGTGAACATGGATGCTACGATCACGTTCCCGGAAGCGGTGCTTGAGATTAAGGACATCAAAAAAACGGTGAAACTTACGCAGTGCCGTCTGTTATTACCTACAAAAAAACTGTTTATTAAGGGATTTGTACGTAAAAATATTCAGTACGCAAGCCCTGCGCCCGAAATTAGCCCATCTTCAAATCGCTCGATCTCATCTGATTTACATTCTTTTACCGTAGATATTCCATTCGATTGTGTAACTGAGATTCATAAGTTTTTGACTGAGCCTATCTCGCCAGAATTCAATCACCGTCGAGAGTTTGATTTCTTTCACAAATCATCACTTCCTTCGGGGCACCCGGAAAAAGATCATTTACTTTCTAATGATCTTTCCCAATTCCATCAAACCAGTAGCCAGCATTATAATGAACTTCCCTTCTGTGAACTCGTATATAGCCATATCATAGAGTGGGATGAGGCAATCGACCGTATGCCTCTGCCAGGCCATACACCAATCGGAGAAGGGTATTTTACAATGGTAGAGGAGAAGATGGTTCTTGACCTTATCGTAAAAGTACTTCAGAAGCAGCAAGTCCGCATTTGTTCAGCAACGAATAGAGGTTCCTCAGGCTTTGGGGACTGGAGTCACAAAGAAGAAGCAGATTGTTCCAAATAA
- a CDS encoding YheC/YheD family endospore coat-associated protein, with amino-acid sequence MSKFTLRVSSKDRGQLSLHPLQAQKLGLVRQNMRLQFGSKSIPIFLSIRSSQNENELIISQNIFEKFPIPLCNRYELQIKDDILQVGPYVSFLTSYYQSDLDNYLCNLRDYLKYYEEIGGAVLAFALKGVQSSECVIEGYMYNPLTENWVKGVYPYPDAVFVRGHVNSKEWRDHYLEVKGDRTLFNDFYFNKWEMHQLLDSSKHFEGYLPATILAQDSDEFFSFLRQHSSVYLKPVHGTMGVSILKVSRSKAGISFRFRDGETNKNTMFTSVDEAAAFLKSVLKDEPYIAQQSIPLAVYQQRMMDFRLIVVKNGDGQWEYMGMIGRYGAKKSVVSNISAGGMAHKGEVALQKAFSLNKNEAKKLHQKMSVLAMKIATFFDQSGLHCGNLGIDLGVDRHQKIWIIEVQHYSPAHSIALDVGDEGMYQRILRNNMLYLRKLACYAEGRNKDENS; translated from the coding sequence ATGTCAAAATTTACGTTACGAGTGAGTTCAAAAGACCGAGGGCAGCTCTCCTTGCATCCATTGCAAGCGCAAAAGTTAGGGCTTGTTAGGCAAAACATGCGACTTCAATTTGGATCAAAGTCTATTCCGATTTTTTTATCCATCCGCTCTAGTCAAAATGAAAATGAGTTGATTATTTCACAAAACATCTTCGAGAAATTTCCCATTCCATTATGTAATCGATATGAACTTCAAATAAAGGACGACATATTGCAAGTAGGGCCGTATGTTAGTTTTTTAACTTCTTATTATCAGTCTGATTTAGACAATTACCTTTGCAATCTTCGGGATTACTTGAAATACTATGAAGAAATTGGCGGAGCTGTTTTAGCCTTTGCATTAAAAGGAGTCCAATCTTCCGAGTGTGTAATTGAAGGTTACATGTACAATCCATTAACTGAAAATTGGGTCAAAGGGGTATACCCTTATCCAGATGCTGTGTTTGTTCGAGGGCATGTAAATAGTAAGGAATGGCGCGACCATTACCTAGAAGTCAAGGGGGATCGAACGCTATTCAATGACTTTTATTTTAATAAATGGGAAATGCATCAACTCCTTGATTCATCAAAGCATTTTGAAGGGTATTTGCCAGCAACTATCCTTGCTCAAGACTCCGATGAATTCTTTTCTTTTCTACGACAGCATTCCTCCGTTTATTTGAAGCCGGTTCACGGGACAATGGGTGTTTCAATTCTTAAAGTATCCAGAAGTAAGGCAGGCATATCCTTCCGGTTTAGAGACGGAGAAACGAATAAAAATACAATGTTTACAAGTGTAGACGAAGCAGCAGCTTTTTTAAAATCTGTTCTGAAAGATGAACCCTATATTGCTCAACAATCGATTCCGTTAGCCGTATATCAGCAAAGGATGATGGATTTTAGATTAATCGTAGTCAAAAATGGAGATGGACAATGGGAGTATATGGGCATGATTGGTCGTTACGGTGCCAAGAAAAGCGTGGTTAGTAATATATCGGCTGGTGGTATGGCTCATAAAGGGGAAGTCGCCCTTCAAAAAGCATTTAGTCTGAACAAGAATGAAGCGAAAAAGCTACATCAGAAAATGTCAGTACTGGCTATGAAGATTGCTACTTTTTTTGATCAATCAGGTCTTCATTGTGGGAATTTGGGAATTGATCTCGGAGTCGATCGACACCAAAAGATTTGGATCATCGAGGTTCAGCATTATAGTCCAGCGCACAGCATTGCCCTAGATGTTGGGGATGAGGGAATGTACCAACGGATTTTACGAAATAACATGCTTTATTTGCGAAAACTTGCCTGTTATGCAGAAGGTAGGAATAAGGATGAAAACTCTTAG
- a CDS encoding YheC/YheD family endospore coat-associated protein: protein MEPYKITVDKQRKQSIAVHPKVTDHLPATPIQQLPLYFGSTNKEVHLSTNDQLDQNEIHISEDILTALRIPLSPLYHIRYDNSQFHLGPFIGILVSSSHEFLRERVHFLDSFIVDYPSIGGAILTFSLEGVNPDDLSIHGFMYNPKNHQWIEGTYSYPSAMFSILEVSLTDKWQEFQYITKHFSTHLQGNIYNYPNFGKWEMHQWLQTTPKVEPYLPETTLYKDPEDLYEMLKNHQHVYVKPTLGRLGQGVVTCSLHHYGVSVRFQDHHGNHRLVLSTPPEFYSFFKKRLSPEEYIIQQSLSLLSTDQRIVDFRLMLVKDQCGKWSNTGLFSRYGAKNSIVSNITAGGYARWGQDTLVDLLDSSYEEAQKWEEQMTGIAVDAAEVMESYGIHAGNLGFDLAIDQNRKLWLLEINNQNPDHYIALAAGQEDALVRARRYNLLYCKYLAGFTESS from the coding sequence ATGGAGCCATATAAAATTACGGTAGATAAGCAAAGAAAACAAAGTATAGCGGTCCATCCAAAAGTTACAGATCATTTGCCTGCTACTCCTATACAGCAGCTACCTTTATATTTTGGAAGTACGAATAAGGAAGTGCATCTCTCGACAAATGACCAGTTAGATCAAAATGAAATTCATATCTCAGAAGATATTTTGACCGCACTGCGAATTCCCCTTTCACCTCTTTATCACATTCGGTATGACAATTCTCAATTCCACTTAGGACCATTTATCGGAATACTTGTGTCAAGCTCCCATGAATTCCTGCGGGAAAGAGTCCATTTTCTAGATAGTTTTATCGTTGATTACCCATCCATTGGTGGGGCTATTCTTACTTTTTCACTTGAAGGAGTAAACCCAGATGACTTGTCTATCCATGGATTTATGTACAATCCTAAAAATCATCAATGGATAGAAGGAACCTATTCATATCCCTCTGCTATGTTTTCCATTCTGGAAGTTAGCTTGACTGATAAGTGGCAGGAATTTCAATATATAACAAAGCATTTCTCTACACATCTTCAGGGCAATATTTATAATTATCCTAATTTTGGTAAGTGGGAAATGCACCAATGGCTTCAAACAACTCCCAAAGTTGAACCGTATCTTCCTGAAACAACATTATATAAAGATCCGGAAGACCTATATGAAATGTTGAAAAACCATCAACATGTTTATGTAAAACCCACGTTAGGCAGATTGGGGCAGGGTGTTGTCACGTGTTCATTGCATCACTATGGAGTATCCGTGCGTTTTCAAGATCATCATGGGAACCACCGCCTAGTACTATCCACTCCTCCTGAATTTTACTCATTTTTCAAAAAACGCCTATCACCAGAAGAATACATCATACAACAATCCCTTTCTCTCCTTTCTACAGATCAAAGAATTGTAGACTTTCGTTTAATGCTCGTAAAAGATCAATGCGGCAAGTGGAGTAATACTGGGCTATTTAGCAGGTACGGAGCGAAAAACAGTATTGTTAGTAATATTACTGCAGGCGGATATGCCAGATGGGGTCAAGATACACTGGTGGATTTATTAGACAGCTCTTATGAGGAAGCGCAGAAGTGGGAGGAGCAAATGACCGGGATAGCAGTAGATGCAGCCGAAGTGATGGAATCGTACGGGATACACGCTGGCAATCTAGGCTTTGACCTTGCCATCGATCAAAATCGCAAACTATGGTTATTGGAAATTAACAATCAAAACCCGGATCACTATATTGCTCTAGCTGCCGGTCAAGAAGATGCGTTAGTACGCGCCAGACGTTACAATCTGCTGTATTGCAAGTACCTGGCAGGCTTTACCGAATCCTCATGA
- a CDS encoding ParM/StbA family protein, translating into MDNNQFMAVDLGNSWYKMLACTNGQFSEYQLPNAIALYDDQFYEKPYDEDDALLEENLIVEVKSQAILDKREIFYIGKAATRQRNVSLTSFNNQKVDEDRTYILLFGLAAYHAFLQNPETTELTYEIDQLAVSLPTTQYKEKKELVKHRLLGTHSVILHKIPGVIEPKEVLIKLHIKDVIVGSEGACAYLGLTRDVETLGIKDDSLIKESQKGIIIGDLGGDTVDFVGIKNNKPVASVEGEPFGINLFLDSIIQKVSKNELYKFDSRSELEEKLFAGPSEWYVEPFAGVKKDISKYVIPQLKLMAMKYLELFDRVRNSSSEIKGATRYIAVGGAAKLAQRQIQEAAVKWMEKGRPIDLLFPENLERLNVLGLMILAKINHAKKNPQFAEAITK; encoded by the coding sequence ATGGATAACAATCAATTTATGGCTGTTGATTTAGGAAACAGCTGGTACAAAATGTTGGCATGCACCAACGGGCAATTTTCCGAATACCAGCTGCCTAATGCCATCGCTTTGTATGATGACCAATTTTATGAAAAGCCGTATGATGAAGACGATGCCCTGTTAGAAGAGAACCTAATCGTAGAAGTTAAAAGCCAGGCCATTTTGGATAAGAGAGAAATCTTCTATATCGGAAAAGCAGCAACAAGACAGCGAAACGTTAGTCTGACATCCTTCAATAATCAAAAGGTAGACGAAGACCGTACCTATATTCTCCTTTTCGGACTCGCAGCGTACCACGCATTTCTACAAAATCCTGAAACAACTGAACTGACCTATGAAATCGATCAACTGGCTGTTTCTTTACCTACAACGCAATATAAGGAGAAAAAAGAACTTGTTAAACATCGTCTGCTCGGAACACACTCTGTCATTCTCCACAAAATCCCCGGAGTTATTGAACCCAAAGAAGTTTTGATTAAACTTCATATCAAAGATGTCATTGTAGGTTCTGAGGGAGCCTGTGCATACTTAGGACTTACGAGAGACGTAGAAACGTTAGGAATTAAAGATGATTCCCTTATCAAAGAATCTCAAAAGGGGATTATTATTGGTGATTTAGGTGGAGATACCGTTGATTTCGTAGGGATTAAAAATAATAAGCCGGTAGCGTCCGTTGAGGGAGAACCGTTTGGAATCAATTTATTTCTTGATAGCATTATCCAGAAAGTGAGTAAAAACGAGCTATATAAATTTGATTCCCGGTCTGAATTGGAAGAAAAGCTATTCGCAGGTCCATCCGAATGGTATGTTGAGCCATTCGCCGGGGTCAAAAAAGATATAAGTAAATATGTTATACCACAACTAAAATTAATGGCCATGAAATACCTAGAATTATTTGATCGCGTGCGGAACAGTTCAAGTGAAATTAAAGGAGCCACTCGCTACATTGCTGTTGGGGGAGCTGCTAAACTTGCACAAAGACAAATACAGGAAGCAGCCGTCAAATGGATGGAAAAAGGAAGGCCAATCGATTTACTGTTTCCAGAAAATCTTGAGAGGTTAAATGTTTTAGGTCTCATGATTCTTGCAAAAATAAATCATGCTAAGAAAAACCCTCAATTTGCGGAAGCCATCACAAAATAA
- a CDS encoding efflux RND transporter periplasmic adaptor subunit, with product MKTKWMYMTAGLLVVVALTGYSTRTLWMKPTQEASTQMKEQRVMQGDLKIDQVADGSITLPLYNVDFEVNGTLARVAVKSGQMVKKGDILAELDGEAYTQAISKAELTHKKAEASLTNAQQQTSLDNITGKQKIEDLQLDYEKSKTDQNAQIATEEQKVHDLQTQLKKLEQEYTTMSKLADAYPKNDIESKRLDYENAKKAYESGLAHYKMVKVQAEEAINKAKVSYENQKKQYAMTSGTAGQVGTARVDVESAQNDLVTAQTNLNKTVLRAPIDGKVVYISKKVGEQTGPVQDDGSTTTVDTKHFIVLADSGTVQVKANVTESDIKNITLGQPVEVTVDASEGETIRGTVTAINSLPKVDSNGVVTYEVTAGLTGTGDTLKEGMTAVVSFILKEKKNVLYVPNKAVKAENGRQYVQVKQPDGTVAKKYVQGGMTDGENMEVVSGLSRNDIVLVKEGKK from the coding sequence ATGAAGACAAAATGGATGTACATGACTGCCGGATTGCTTGTAGTGGTAGCGCTTACCGGATATTCCACACGAACGCTGTGGATGAAGCCCACACAGGAGGCTTCGACGCAGATGAAAGAACAGAGGGTCATGCAGGGCGACTTAAAAATTGACCAGGTCGCAGATGGTAGTATTACGCTACCGCTCTACAATGTGGACTTTGAGGTAAATGGAACGCTTGCCCGTGTTGCCGTGAAGTCCGGACAGATGGTGAAAAAAGGGGATATTCTCGCAGAGCTAGATGGTGAAGCGTATACACAGGCGATCAGCAAGGCCGAGCTTACTCACAAAAAAGCAGAAGCCAGTCTTACGAATGCCCAGCAGCAAACGTCACTAGACAACATAACAGGAAAGCAAAAGATAGAAGATTTGCAGCTTGACTACGAAAAAAGTAAAACCGACCAAAACGCGCAAATTGCGACGGAAGAGCAAAAGGTTCATGATCTACAGACACAGCTTAAAAAGCTAGAGCAGGAATATACGACAATGAGCAAGCTTGCGGATGCGTATCCGAAAAACGATATTGAAAGCAAGCGCCTCGATTATGAAAACGCGAAAAAAGCATACGAATCCGGGCTTGCTCATTACAAGATGGTGAAAGTGCAGGCGGAAGAGGCGATTAACAAGGCGAAAGTAAGCTATGAGAATCAGAAGAAGCAATACGCGATGACATCGGGTACAGCCGGTCAGGTAGGAACAGCTCGCGTCGATGTGGAGAGTGCGCAGAACGACCTTGTAACAGCTCAAACGAACCTGAATAAAACGGTGCTGCGTGCGCCGATTGATGGAAAAGTCGTATACATATCGAAAAAAGTAGGTGAGCAGACGGGACCCGTACAGGATGATGGCAGTACGACAACGGTGGATACGAAGCATTTTATTGTTCTGGCTGATTCCGGTACAGTCCAGGTGAAGGCAAATGTAACGGAGTCGGATATTAAGAACATTACGCTCGGTCAACCAGTAGAAGTGACGGTTGACGCGAGTGAGGGTGAGACGATACGTGGAACTGTGACGGCGATTAATAGCCTGCCAAAAGTAGATTCGAATGGTGTCGTAACGTATGAAGTGACAGCAGGGCTTACGGGTACAGGTGATACGTTGAAAGAAGGCATGACGGCTGTTGTTTCCTTTATTCTCAAGGAAAAGAAAAATGTGTTGTATGTTCCGAATAAGGCAGTGAAGGCGGAGAATGGAAGGCAGTATGTACAGGTGAAGCAGCCGGATGGAACGGTAGCGAAGAAGTACGTGCAGGGCGGAATGACGGATGGTGAGAATATGGAAGTCGTGAGCGGTCTGAGCCGGAATGACATTGTTCTGGTGAAGGAGGGCAAAAAGTGA
- a CDS encoding UDP-N-acetylmuramoyl-tripeptide--D-alanyl-D-alanine ligase — MQKVGIRMKTLSVKEITMAVSGELVKGSSERIIENVVTHPNDLAYDTLLFDLDSQSHFHTNVFRDHPLTVVVTENAHLFMGKNHVTVIQVKNVKEAFQRFIRFYRQLWDIPVVGVTGTCGKTTVKEMIAHILSKSMQVVYTDKSKNSLERNLRYLLRIDEKIDAAVLEMGVACPDDLIQSCNYFQPDIGIITTIGTDHLEHCGSQDNYVQEKAKLLKGMKNRGFLILNADNEYINKMNLRNFSGKIIYFGFNRKADFRAKDITYSEYGMKFTLLAYGQSYRVYVPGFGEHNVRNALAAIAASHIIGIRIAEAVKRIGSFRHVESHLEMMKGYNGSMILDDTWSANPTSAEAALDVIKQIANGRRTVVVFGEMALLGEYSHIKHREVGKQIQTNHIHDLITIDKASDTIASRAIELGMNPRNVYRCESMQEFTRAFLPLLHANTVVLLKTSMLDPRTQYIKQIATRGKSSI; from the coding sequence ATGCAGAAGGTAGGAATAAGGATGAAAACTCTTAGCGTAAAAGAAATTACAATGGCAGTTAGTGGTGAACTGGTCAAAGGTTCGAGCGAACGCATCATCGAGAACGTTGTCACACATCCCAATGATTTAGCTTATGATACGCTTCTTTTTGATCTAGACAGTCAGAGCCATTTTCATACGAATGTGTTTAGAGATCATCCACTGACGGTCGTAGTCACAGAGAACGCCCATCTGTTTATGGGTAAAAACCATGTAACAGTGATACAAGTAAAAAACGTAAAAGAGGCGTTTCAACGATTTATCCGCTTTTATCGTCAACTCTGGGATATTCCTGTTGTTGGAGTCACGGGGACTTGTGGAAAAACGACAGTAAAAGAGATGATTGCACATATTCTGTCAAAAAGCATGCAAGTGGTATACACCGATAAGAGCAAAAACTCTCTGGAGAGGAATTTAAGATATTTATTGCGTATCGATGAAAAAATAGATGCAGCTGTTTTGGAAATGGGTGTGGCTTGCCCGGATGATTTAATTCAAAGTTGTAACTATTTTCAACCTGATATTGGTATTATTACGACGATTGGGACGGATCACCTGGAGCATTGTGGTTCGCAAGATAACTATGTCCAAGAAAAAGCAAAGTTATTGAAAGGGATGAAAAATAGAGGATTCCTCATTCTTAACGCAGATAATGAGTATATCAATAAAATGAATCTGCGTAATTTCTCAGGGAAGATCATTTATTTTGGATTCAATCGGAAAGCCGATTTCCGGGCAAAGGACATCACGTATTCAGAGTATGGAATGAAATTTACCCTGCTTGCTTATGGTCAGTCTTACCGAGTATATGTACCTGGATTCGGTGAACATAATGTACGCAATGCTCTTGCAGCAATCGCTGCAAGTCATATTATAGGGATACGTATAGCAGAGGCTGTGAAGCGTATCGGATCCTTTCGCCATGTTGAGAGCCATTTGGAGATGATGAAAGGCTATAATGGCTCGATGATTCTTGATGATACGTGGAGTGCAAATCCGACGTCTGCGGAAGCAGCGCTTGACGTCATCAAGCAAATTGCAAATGGGAGAAGAACGGTTGTCGTTTTTGGGGAAATGGCGTTATTGGGGGAGTATTCCCACATCAAGCATAGAGAAGTAGGAAAACAGATACAAACAAATCATATTCATGATCTGATTACGATCGATAAAGCAAGCGATACGATTGCTTCTCGTGCCATCGAACTAGGAATGAATCCAAGAAATGTATATCGGTGCGAATCTATGCAGGAATTTACCCGTGCTTTTCTCCCGCTATTACATGCAAACACGGTAGTCTTGCTTAAGACTTCTATGCTTGATCCAAGAACTCAATATATCAAACAGATTGCAACGAGGGGAAAGAGCAGCATATGA